In Blautia wexlerae DSM 19850, a single window of DNA contains:
- a CDS encoding ACT domain-containing protein, translating into MQKPVTEKKKYFVVRERAVPEVLLKVVEAKKLLDSGKVDTVQDAAERTGISRSSFYKYKDDIFPFHEETRGKTITFIIQMDDEPGLLSVVLQTIARFHGNILTIHQSIPINGIATLTLSVDILPGEGDAEAMVETIEQNEGIHYLKILGRE; encoded by the coding sequence ATGCAGAAACCAGTAACAGAGAAAAAGAAATATTTTGTAGTGAGGGAACGAGCAGTTCCGGAAGTCCTGCTGAAGGTGGTGGAGGCAAAGAAGCTTCTGGACTCCGGCAAAGTGGACACTGTACAGGATGCAGCAGAGCGCACAGGAATCAGCAGAAGCTCTTTCTACAAATACAAAGATGATATTTTTCCATTTCATGAAGAGACAAGGGGAAAGACGATCACCTTTATTATCCAGATGGACGATGAACCGGGGCTTTTGTCGGTTGTCCTGCAGACGATTGCACGTTTTCATGGAAACATTCTCACCATTCATCAGAGTATTCCTATCAATGGGATTGCCACACTTACTCTGAGTGTGGACATTCTTCCGGGCGAGGGGGATGCAGAAGCAATGGTAGAGACGATTGAACAGAATGAAGGAATTCATTATCTGAAAATATTAGGCAGGGAGTAA
- the prfB gene encoding peptide chain release factor 2 (programmed frameshift) translates to MVELDQFKSILATYTEPLVEVRDSLDLANKEQKVEELEREMEAPDFWDDAEVSQKKMKELKDMKDDMETYQNLVTQMEDMETMIEMGYEENDPALIPEIQEMLDEFQKDFDNIRIKTLLSGEYDSENAIIKLNAGAGGTEACDWCGMLYRMYSRWADKKGFTLEVLDYLDGDEAGIKSVTFQVNGTNAYGYLKSEKGVHRLVRISPFNAAGKRQTSFVSCDVMPDIKKDLDVEINDDEIRIDTYRSSGAGGQHINKTSSAIRITHYPTGIVVQCQNERSQHMNKDKAMQMLKAKLYLLKQQEAEEKLSGIRGEVTDIGWGNQIRSYVMQPYTMVKDHRTNEETGNVDAVLDGGIDIFINAYLKWIALKK, encoded by the exons GTGGTTGAATTAGACCAGTTCAAGAGCATTCTTGCGACGTATACAGAACCATTAGTGGAAGTGAGGGATTCACTT GACCTGGCTAACAAAGAGCAGAAGGTCGAAGAATTAGAGCGCGAAATGGAAGCGCCTGATTTCTGGGATGATGCAGAAGTTTCCCAGAAGAAAATGAAAGAATTAAAAGACATGAAAGATGACATGGAGACCTATCAGAATCTGGTTACACAGATGGAAGATATGGAAACCATGATCGAGATGGGATATGAGGAGAACGATCCTGCACTGATTCCTGAGATTCAGGAAATGCTGGATGAGTTTCAGAAGGATTTTGACAATATCCGTATCAAGACACTTCTTTCCGGAGAATATGACAGTGAGAATGCTATCATTAAGCTGAATGCAGGTGCAGGCGGAACAGAGGCCTGTGACTGGTGCGGTATGCTTTACCGTATGTACAGCCGCTGGGCAGATAAGAAAGGATTTACCCTGGAAGTGCTGGATTATCTGGACGGCGATGAGGCAGGTATCAAATCGGTTACTTTCCAGGTAAACGGAACAAATGCTTACGGTTATCTGAAATCAGAGAAGGGAGTTCACCGTCTGGTGCGTATTTCTCCTTTCAATGCAGCAGGTAAGCGACAGACATCTTTTGTATCCTGTGATGTTATGCCGGATATCAAGAAGGATCTGGATGTAGAGATCAATGACGATGAGATCCGTATTGATACTTATCGAAGCAGTGGTGCCGGCGGTCAGCATATCAACAAGACATCATCTGCCATCCGTATCACACATTATCCTACCGGAATCGTGGTACAGTGTCAGAATGAACGTTCTCAGCACATGAATAAAGATAAAGCCATGCAGATGCTGAAAGCCAAGCTGTATCTTCTCAAGCAGCAGGAGGCAGAGGAAAAACTCTCCGGTATCCGCGGTGAGGTGACAGATATCGGATGGGGAAATCAGATCCGTTCTTATGTTATGCAGCCATATACCATGGTAAAGGATCATCGTACAAACGAGGAGACCGGAAATGTGGATGCAGTACTTGACGGAGGAATTGATATTTTCATCAATGCATATCTGAAATGGATCGCACTGAAGAAATAA